The Altererythrobacter sp. CAU 1644 genome has a window encoding:
- a CDS encoding parallel beta-helix domain-containing protein, whose product MLTTAATIAALAASASALAETHNVAPGEGAQERLQEALILAEPGDEIVLGAGRFTLTDGLSLDVDGVTVRGAGMDASVLDFTAQQDAGEGLLVTSDNVTLRDFGIDNPKGDGIKSKGADNIVYHKIRVTWTAGPRSSNGAYAIYPVESTGVLVDSVVVSGASDAGIYVGQSKDITVRNSIAQYNVAGIEIENSRNAVVESNLAIHNTGGILVFDLPGLPVMGGGDVVVRNNLVATNDVDNFAPPGNIVGGVRRGTGILVMANDNVLIEGNVLSDNDTAQVMVVSYTQSYDDERYNPYPRGVVVGQNHYVRGGARPDLAGSDMLIAAFGGALPAVMWDGLGDGATPALLVVEGTPGWSLNLPQLGASDADAQPGPLEVPLGDNSGAAKVTGAPEALSQRI is encoded by the coding sequence ATGCTGACAACAGCGGCCACGATTGCCGCACTCGCCGCCAGCGCATCTGCCCTGGCCGAAACACACAATGTCGCCCCCGGAGAAGGCGCGCAGGAACGGCTGCAGGAAGCGCTGATCCTTGCCGAACCGGGCGACGAGATCGTGTTGGGCGCAGGCCGTTTCACGCTGACTGACGGGCTCAGCCTCGATGTTGATGGCGTGACCGTTCGCGGTGCAGGAATGGACGCCAGCGTGCTCGATTTCACTGCGCAGCAGGACGCGGGCGAGGGCCTGCTCGTGACGTCCGACAACGTCACCTTGCGCGATTTCGGGATCGACAATCCCAAGGGCGACGGGATCAAGTCCAAGGGCGCCGACAACATCGTCTATCACAAGATCCGGGTGACCTGGACCGCCGGGCCGAGGAGCTCGAACGGAGCCTACGCGATCTACCCGGTCGAAAGCACCGGCGTGCTGGTCGACAGCGTGGTCGTGTCGGGCGCGTCCGACGCGGGGATCTATGTCGGGCAGAGCAAGGACATCACTGTCCGCAACTCAATAGCGCAATACAATGTCGCCGGAATCGAGATCGAGAACAGCCGCAACGCGGTGGTGGAAAGCAACCTCGCGATCCACAACACCGGCGGGATCCTGGTGTTCGACCTGCCCGGGCTGCCGGTGATGGGCGGCGGCGACGTGGTCGTGCGTAACAACCTCGTCGCCACCAACGACGTCGACAACTTCGCCCCTCCCGGCAATATCGTCGGCGGGGTCAGGCGCGGCACGGGCATTCTGGTGATGGCGAATGACAATGTCCTGATCGAGGGCAATGTCCTGTCGGACAACGACACCGCGCAGGTGATGGTCGTGTCCTATACCCAGAGCTACGATGACGAGCGTTACAACCCCTATCCGCGCGGCGTGGTGGTGGGCCAAAACCATTATGTTCGCGGTGGCGCAAGGCCCGACCTGGCCGGGTCGGACATGCTGATCGCGGCCTTTGGCGGGGCGCTGCCCGCGGTCATGTGGGACGGTCTGGGCGATGGCGCCACGCCAGCGCTGCTGGTGGTCGAGGGCACGCCCGGCTGGTCGCTCAACCTGCCCCAGCTGGGCGCGAGCGATGCCGATGCGCAGCCGGGGCCGCTCGAGGTACCGCTCGGCGACAATTCCGGCGCGGCCAAGGTCACGGGTGCCCCGGAGGCGTTGTCGCAGCGGATCTGA
- a CDS encoding NAD(P)(+) transhydrogenase (Re/Si-specific) subunit beta has translation MFSLLAAGAEVGTVNPWVAVAYLVAGVLFILALRGLSSPATSRAGNRFGMLGMLIAVVTTLVTHDIANIVEIGVAIFIGGAFGLVVARRIAMTQMPELVAAFHSLVGLAAVLVGWAAYLNPGAFGLLVPMDTIGTDYSLPMQISAVSKIEMGLGIAIGAITFSGSVIAFAKLSGKMSGAPILLPMRHVINLGTLVAIIVLTALFAMATGPEETFPLIVGLTVLAFAIGFLLIIPIGGADMPVVVSMLNSYSGWAAAAMGFTLGNTAMIITGALVGSSGAILSYIMCRAMNRSFISVIAGGFGAEDGAQGGGGGEQRPYKSGSAEDAAFMLEQAEKVIVIPGYGMAVAQAQHALREMTDILEEKGVDVKFAIHPVAGRMPGHMNVLLAEANVSYDKVFELEDINSEFAQADVAFIIGANDVVNPAAKTDKSSPIYGMPVFDVDKAKQVFFIKRSMGGVGYAGVDNDVFYMDQTMMLLSDAKKMVEEIVKSLD, from the coding sequence ATGTTCTCCCTTCTTGCCGCAGGTGCCGAGGTCGGCACTGTCAATCCCTGGGTTGCGGTCGCCTATCTCGTAGCCGGCGTGCTGTTCATCCTCGCGCTGCGCGGGCTTTCGAGCCCGGCTACCAGCCGCGCGGGCAATCGCTTCGGCATGCTCGGCATGCTGATCGCGGTGGTGACGACGCTGGTGACGCATGACATTGCCAATATCGTCGAGATCGGCGTGGCGATCTTTATCGGCGGCGCGTTCGGCCTGGTGGTCGCCCGCCGCATCGCGATGACACAGATGCCCGAACTGGTCGCGGCGTTCCACTCGCTGGTGGGCCTTGCTGCGGTATTGGTGGGCTGGGCGGCCTATCTCAACCCGGGTGCATTCGGCCTGCTGGTCCCGATGGACACAATCGGCACGGACTACAGTCTACCGATGCAGATCAGCGCCGTTTCCAAGATCGAAATGGGGCTCGGCATCGCCATTGGTGCGATTACCTTCTCGGGCTCGGTGATCGCCTTCGCCAAACTGTCGGGCAAGATGAGCGGCGCGCCGATCCTGCTGCCGATGCGGCATGTGATCAACCTCGGCACCCTGGTCGCGATCATCGTGCTGACTGCGCTGTTCGCAATGGCAACGGGACCGGAGGAGACTTTCCCGCTGATCGTCGGCCTGACCGTGCTCGCCTTCGCAATCGGCTTCCTGTTGATCATCCCGATCGGCGGGGCGGACATGCCGGTCGTGGTGTCGATGCTCAATTCTTACTCGGGTTGGGCCGCGGCGGCGATGGGCTTCACGCTCGGCAACACCGCGATGATCATCACCGGCGCGCTGGTCGGCTCGTCGGGCGCGATCCTGAGCTACATCATGTGCCGCGCGATGAATCGCAGCTTTATCTCGGTTATCGCGGGCGGCTTCGGTGCCGAGGACGGCGCGCAGGGCGGGGGCGGGGGCGAGCAGCGCCCCTACAAGAGCGGCAGCGCGGAAGATGCCGCCTTCATGCTCGAACAGGCCGAGAAGGTTATCGTCATCCCCGGCTACGGCATGGCGGTGGCGCAGGCGCAGCATGCCCTGCGCGAGATGACCGACATCCTCGAGGAGAAGGGCGTCGACGTGAAGTTCGCCATCCACCCGGTGGCGGGCCGCATGCCCGGGCACATGAACGTGCTGCTGGCCGAGGCGAACGTCTCCTATGACAAGGTGTTCGAGCTGGAGGACATCAACAGCGAGTTCGCCCAGGCCGACGTCGCCTTCATCATCGGCGCCAACGACGTGGTCAATCCGGCTGCCAAGACTGACAAGTCCTCACCGATCTACGGCATGCCGGTGTTCGACGTCGACAAGGCCAAGCAGGTGTTCTTCATCAAGCGCAGCATGGGCGGGGTGGGCTATGCCGGCGTCGACAACGACGTGTTCTACATGGACCAGACGATGATGCTGCTCAGCGATGCCAAGAAGATGGTCGAGGAAATCGTCAAATCGCTCGATTGA
- a CDS encoding NAD(P) transhydrogenase subunit alpha, protein MDFISILSIFVLACFVGYYVVWSVTPALHTPLMAVTNAISSVIIVGALIAAAEAGSPLAKWLGLAGVVLASVNIFGGFAVTERMLAMYKKKEKK, encoded by the coding sequence ATGGACTTCATTTCGATCCTCTCGATCTTCGTGCTGGCGTGTTTCGTCGGCTATTACGTAGTCTGGTCGGTCACGCCCGCGCTGCACACGCCGCTGATGGCGGTGACCAATGCGATCTCTTCGGTGATTATCGTCGGCGCGCTGATCGCGGCAGCCGAGGCCGGTAGTCCGCTTGCCAAGTGGCTCGGGCTGGCGGGCGTGGTGCTGGCGAGCGTCAACATCTTCGGCGGGTTCGCGGTAACCGAGCGCATGCTGGCGATGTACAAGAAGAAGGAGAAGAAGTGA
- a CDS encoding NAD(P) transhydrogenase subunit alpha, which translates to MKIAVLKERAADERRVAATPETVKKFIALGAQVSVEEGAGTGASIMDAAYREAGAELATTSKAVEGADIVLGIQAPDVMTLSGAKPGAWVAALFDPFAQKERVEAYANAGFEALSMEFMPRITRAQSMDVLSSQSNLAGYKAVLAAANEYGRAFPMMMTAAGTVQAARVFVMGVGVAGLQAIATAKRLGAQVSATDVRSATKEQIQSLGAKPIFVESVEGIEGEGSGGYATEMSEEYQKAQAELVSSHIAKQDIVITTALIPGRAAPRLISDAQIATMKPGSVIFDLAVAQGGNVEGSQADQVVEKHGVKIIGYANTPGHLAADASALFARNHYNFLSAFWDKEAGKPVLDEEIGDAVRLTKGGEIVNERLNG; encoded by the coding sequence TTGAAGATTGCTGTCTTGAAGGAACGCGCTGCGGATGAGCGGCGCGTTGCCGCGACTCCCGAAACGGTGAAGAAGTTCATCGCCCTCGGCGCGCAAGTTTCCGTCGAGGAAGGGGCCGGAACAGGCGCCTCGATCATGGATGCGGCCTATCGCGAGGCGGGTGCAGAATTGGCGACCACATCCAAGGCGGTCGAGGGCGCCGATATCGTCCTTGGCATCCAGGCGCCTGACGTCATGACGCTATCGGGGGCAAAGCCGGGCGCATGGGTCGCCGCGCTGTTCGATCCCTTCGCGCAGAAGGAGCGGGTCGAGGCCTATGCCAATGCGGGGTTCGAGGCATTGAGCATGGAATTCATGCCGCGGATCACCCGCGCGCAGAGCATGGATGTGCTCTCCAGCCAGTCGAACCTAGCCGGGTACAAGGCCGTCCTTGCGGCAGCCAATGAGTATGGCCGCGCCTTTCCGATGATGATGACCGCAGCCGGCACGGTGCAGGCCGCGCGCGTCTTCGTGATGGGTGTCGGCGTCGCCGGCCTCCAGGCGATTGCCACGGCCAAGCGGCTCGGCGCGCAGGTCAGCGCCACCGACGTGCGCAGCGCGACCAAGGAGCAGATTCAGTCATTGGGCGCCAAGCCGATCTTCGTCGAGAGCGTCGAGGGAATCGAGGGCGAAGGTTCGGGCGGCTACGCCACCGAAATGAGCGAGGAGTACCAGAAGGCTCAGGCAGAGCTGGTCTCCAGCCACATTGCCAAGCAGGACATCGTCATCACCACCGCGCTTATCCCCGGCCGCGCCGCGCCGCGGCTGATCAGCGACGCGCAGATCGCGACCATGAAGCCAGGTAGCGTCATCTTCGACCTCGCCGTGGCGCAAGGCGGCAATGTGGAGGGCTCGCAGGCCGACCAGGTGGTCGAGAAGCACGGCGTGAAGATCATCGGCTATGCCAACACGCCCGGCCATCTCGCTGCGGACGCCTCGGCGCTGTTCGCGCGCAACCACTACAACTTCCTCTCCGCCTTCTGGGACAAGGAAGCAGGCAAGCCGGTCCTCGACGAGGAGATCGGTGATGCCGTGCGGCTGACCAAGGGCGGTGAGATCGTCAACGAGAGGCTGAATGGGTGA
- a CDS encoding aa3-type cytochrome c oxidase subunit IV, producing the protein MASQDMKSAEKTYGGFISWLKWSVPIIAIITLIVIMLIAE; encoded by the coding sequence ATGGCTTCGCAGGATATGAAATCGGCGGAAAAAACCTATGGCGGCTTCATCAGCTGGCTGAAATGGTCCGTTCCGATTATCGCGATCATCACCTTGATCGTCATCATGCTCATCGCTGAATAA
- a CDS encoding sigma-54-dependent transcriptional regulator, with amino-acid sequence MATTDQRLLMLIDDEPAQSRLISALAAREGWRTIVAADSETAIAMLGTREGMQLSAIILDQWVPGDDACALIEELKARRPALPILMLTTSASPLLAVEAMRAGATDYLIKPVAPDRLMEALRASTERASPQDELQPLTEKMHAALDFDAMIGTAPKFRTALAQAAKAARGHGHILIEGENGTGKEMLMRAMHAASPRAKAPFRIINIGGVPSNSIESVLFGHEPNAFAGAFDRQIGAFQHCDGGTLVLDEIDRLTESLQAQLLELIKTGIVRPLGASHGFRIDVRLLTASNFELDQLEASGKFDRELLSALGATTIKLPPLRERTGDISALTRHFLARIGEQPGLRHLSISDSALALLAAYDWPGNVRQLQSVLFRAAVYCDGETLTGESFPQLSELLGEPQEATNPMHEGVGVMLYTEDGNLRPLEEIEADVIRLAIGHYRGRMTEVARRLGIGRSTLYRKLSDLGIDNAA; translated from the coding sequence ATGGCGACGACAGACCAGCGCCTTTTGATGCTGATCGACGATGAACCGGCGCAAAGCCGGCTTATCTCGGCGCTCGCCGCCCGTGAGGGTTGGCGAACCATCGTCGCTGCCGATTCGGAAACCGCGATCGCGATGCTCGGGACGCGTGAAGGCATGCAGCTTTCCGCGATCATCCTCGATCAATGGGTGCCGGGCGATGATGCCTGCGCGCTGATCGAGGAACTCAAGGCGCGCCGCCCTGCCCTGCCGATCCTGATGCTGACCACCAGCGCCTCGCCGCTGCTCGCGGTCGAGGCCATGCGGGCCGGCGCGACGGACTACCTGATCAAGCCGGTCGCTCCCGATCGCCTGATGGAAGCGCTGCGCGCCTCGACCGAACGCGCCTCGCCGCAGGACGAGCTCCAGCCGCTGACCGAGAAGATGCATGCCGCGCTCGATTTCGACGCGATGATCGGGACCGCACCCAAGTTCCGCACCGCGCTGGCCCAGGCGGCCAAGGCGGCGCGCGGCCACGGCCATATCCTGATCGAGGGCGAAAACGGCACCGGCAAGGAAATGCTGATGCGCGCGATGCATGCAGCCAGCCCGCGGGCCAAGGCACCGTTCCGCATCATCAACATCGGCGGCGTGCCGAGCAATTCGATCGAATCCGTCCTGTTCGGCCACGAACCAAACGCCTTTGCCGGAGCCTTCGACCGCCAGATCGGTGCCTTCCAGCATTGCGATGGCGGCACGCTGGTGCTCGACGAGATCGACCGGTTGACCGAGAGCCTGCAGGCGCAATTGCTCGAACTGATCAAGACCGGCATCGTCCGCCCGCTCGGCGCGAGCCACGGCTTCCGGATCGACGTTCGCCTGCTCACCGCGAGCAATTTCGAGCTCGACCAGCTCGAAGCCAGCGGCAAGTTCGACCGCGAGCTGCTCTCAGCCCTTGGCGCGACCACGATCAAGCTGCCGCCACTGCGTGAGCGCACCGGCGACATCTCCGCGCTGACCCGCCACTTCCTCGCCCGCATTGGCGAACAGCCGGGCCTGCGCCACCTTTCGATCAGCGACAGCGCGCTCGCGCTGCTGGCCGCCTACGACTGGCCGGGCAATGTCCGCCAGCTCCAGTCGGTGCTGTTCCGGGCCGCGGTCTATTGCGACGGGGAAACCCTGACCGGGGAGAGCTTCCCGCAACTGAGCGAACTGCTCGGCGAGCCGCAGGAAGCGACCAACCCGATGCACGAAGGCGTCGGGGTGATGCTTTATACCGAAGACGGCAATCTGCGCCCGCTCGAGGAGATCGAGGCCGACGTCATCCGCCTCGCCATCGGCCACTATCGCGGACGCATGACCGAAGTGGCGCGCCGACTCGGGATCGGCCGCTCGACGCTCTATCGCAAACTGAGCGACCTCGGCATCGACAACGCCGCATGA
- the folP gene encoding dihydropteroate synthase has product MTDRIYIRPIGLAASPQAEEGKAIRLAGGMVYASRFAVILRQGGGVTERWLCDTQSIDDVLAKLPESVSGEAAAQWANLQLTHPALTCGSRTIRLDQPQVIGILNVTPDSFSDGGEFLDKPEAGRAHASAMLEAGAAIIDIGGESTRPGAPATWEGDEKDRVLPAVEYCSGMGAAISIDTRRAGVLEAALEAGAHMANDVSALRHDPRSVEIAARAGCPVVLMHAPGKGDDLHADADYDNVVFDVFDWLKAARDEAVSKGISRSKIVLDPGLGFGKSLAENLALLNALPLFHALGQPLLLGGSRKRMIGALSNEAEVDRRIGGSLAVAIAGMNAGVQLLRVHDVFETVQARNVWRGMRDAALTDFSEMPAD; this is encoded by the coding sequence ATGACTGATCGCATCTACATCCGCCCAATCGGTCTTGCGGCCTCTCCGCAAGCTGAAGAGGGTAAGGCGATCCGGCTCGCGGGCGGGATGGTCTATGCCAGCCGATTTGCGGTGATCCTGCGGCAGGGCGGCGGAGTGACCGAGCGCTGGCTGTGCGATACTCAAAGCATCGATGATGTGCTGGCGAAACTGCCCGAGAGCGTGAGCGGCGAAGCCGCGGCGCAGTGGGCGAACCTGCAACTCACGCACCCGGCGCTTACCTGCGGGAGCCGCACGATCCGGCTCGACCAGCCGCAGGTGATAGGCATCCTCAACGTCACCCCCGACAGCTTCAGCGACGGGGGCGAATTCCTCGACAAGCCCGAGGCCGGCCGGGCGCATGCCAGCGCCATGCTCGAAGCCGGTGCGGCGATCATCGACATCGGCGGCGAGAGCACCCGGCCGGGTGCCCCGGCGACCTGGGAAGGCGACGAGAAGGACCGCGTGCTGCCCGCGGTCGAATACTGCTCCGGCATGGGCGCGGCGATCAGCATCGACACCCGCCGCGCAGGCGTGCTCGAGGCGGCGCTGGAAGCAGGCGCGCATATGGCCAACGACGTTTCGGCGCTGCGGCACGATCCGCGCTCGGTCGAGATCGCGGCGCGCGCCGGATGCCCGGTGGTGCTGATGCATGCGCCGGGCAAGGGCGACGATCTCCATGCCGATGCCGACTACGACAATGTCGTGTTCGACGTGTTCGACTGGCTCAAGGCCGCGCGCGACGAGGCGGTGTCGAAGGGGATTTCGCGCTCGAAGATCGTGCTCGACCCGGGGCTCGGCTTCGGCAAGTCGCTGGCCGAGAACCTCGCGCTGTTAAATGCGCTGCCGTTGTTCCATGCCTTGGGCCAGCCGCTGCTGCTGGGCGGCAGCCGCAAGCGGATGATCGGGGCGCTCTCGAACGAGGCCGAGGTGGACCGGCGGATTGGCGGCAGCCTGGCGGTCGCGATTGCCGGGATGAATGCCGGGGTCCAGCTGCTACGGGTCCACGATGTGTTCGAGACGGTGCAGGCGCGCAATGTGTGGCGCGGCATGCGCGACGCGGCGCTGACCGATTTCAGCGAGATGCCGGCCGACTAG
- a CDS encoding site-specific DNA-methyltransferase, with the protein MGVLETTKTRAARVENAVELPLGRILDGDCVEAMRKLPDGSVDCVFADPPYNLQLGGDLNRPDGSAVDAVTDHWDQFDSFKVYDDFTRAWLTEARRVLKPDGALWVIGSYHNIYRVGAILQDLGFWILNDIVWRKTNPMPNFKGTRFTNAHETLLWASMGEKAKYHFNYRAMKTLNDELQMRSDWVLPICSGGERLKEGGTKVHPTQKPEALLYRVLLATTEKGDVVLDPFFGTGTTGAVAKRLGREWIGCERENVYRDAAYARIAKELPLDESALETMQSKKNAPKVAFGALVENGYLKPGTEVFDKKRRWVATVRADGSLAVGKQTGSIHGLGKDLQGAPSCNGWTFWHYEVDGDVKPIDAARQLYLLATED; encoded by the coding sequence ATGGGGGTCTTGGAGACCACGAAAACGCGCGCTGCGCGTGTCGAGAATGCTGTCGAACTGCCTCTCGGGCGGATTCTCGACGGCGATTGTGTCGAGGCGATGCGCAAGCTGCCCGACGGCAGTGTCGACTGCGTGTTCGCCGACCCGCCCTACAACCTCCAGCTCGGCGGCGATCTCAACCGGCCCGATGGCAGCGCGGTCGATGCCGTGACCGACCACTGGGACCAGTTCGACAGCTTCAAGGTCTATGACGATTTTACCCGCGCCTGGCTGACCGAGGCGCGCCGCGTGCTCAAGCCCGACGGCGCGCTGTGGGTGATCGGCAGCTATCACAATATCTATCGCGTCGGTGCGATCCTGCAGGATCTGGGCTTCTGGATCCTCAACGATATCGTCTGGCGCAAGACCAACCCGATGCCCAATTTCAAGGGCACGCGCTTTACCAATGCACATGAGACGCTGCTGTGGGCGTCGATGGGCGAGAAGGCAAAATACCACTTCAACTATCGCGCGATGAAGACGCTCAATGACGAGCTGCAGATGCGAAGCGACTGGGTCCTGCCAATCTGTTCGGGCGGCGAACGGTTGAAGGAAGGCGGCACCAAGGTCCACCCGACGCAAAAGCCCGAGGCGCTGCTCTACCGCGTGCTGCTGGCCACGACCGAGAAGGGCGACGTCGTGCTCGACCCCTTCTTCGGCACCGGCACAACCGGCGCGGTGGCCAAGCGGCTGGGGCGCGAATGGATCGGTTGCGAGCGCGAGAACGTCTATCGCGATGCTGCCTACGCGCGCATCGCCAAGGAACTGCCGCTCGACGAGAGCGCGCTCGAGACGATGCAGAGCAAGAAGAATGCGCCCAAGGTCGCTTTCGGTGCGCTGGTCGAGAACGGCTATCTCAAGCCGGGCACGGAAGTGTTCGACAAGAAGCGCCGCTGGGTCGCGACGGTCCGCGCCGACGGGTCACTGGCGGTCGGCAAGCAGACGGGCAGTATCCACGGGCTTGGCAAGGACTTGCAGGGCGCGCCGAGCTGCAACGGCTGGACCTTCTGGCATTATGAAGTCGATGGTGACGTGAAGCCGATCGACGCGGCGCGGCAGCTGTATTTGCTCGCTACCGAGGATTGA
- a CDS encoding calcium/sodium antiporter, giving the protein MIEAILLSIAGLVGLAIGGEFLVRGAVGIAKRLGVSNLVTGLVIVGAATSMPEMVASVEAALMGSPELAWGNVVGSNLANTLLILGVAALVMPIALTGMGRRDAIVALAATALLWLITGLQLGSIWVGAGLLFGIVAYIYWRYNHPRVTDEPEEETPALAIHWAIACFAVGVVLLVAGGNFLVTGAIDMARYFNVSETVIGLTVVAVGTSLPELAASVAAALRGKPGLALGNVLGSNIYNILLIGGVTMSVAPVPVPDSLLTYQMVLLFASAVALLVLLSTARQIGRVAGSALVMIFAVNTAYAFAG; this is encoded by the coding sequence ATGATTGAAGCCATTCTCTTGAGCATCGCCGGGCTTGTCGGCCTGGCGATCGGCGGCGAGTTCCTCGTCCGAGGCGCAGTCGGCATTGCCAAGCGGCTGGGGGTGTCGAACCTCGTCACCGGGCTGGTGATCGTCGGCGCGGCCACCTCGATGCCCGAGATGGTCGCCAGCGTAGAAGCCGCGCTGATGGGGTCGCCCGAACTGGCCTGGGGCAATGTGGTCGGGTCGAACCTCGCCAATACTCTGCTGATCCTCGGCGTTGCCGCACTGGTGATGCCTATCGCGCTGACCGGCATGGGCCGGCGCGACGCGATCGTGGCGCTGGCAGCGACCGCGCTGCTGTGGCTGATTACCGGGTTGCAACTCGGCTCGATCTGGGTCGGGGCGGGGCTGCTGTTCGGCATCGTCGCCTATATCTACTGGCGCTACAACCATCCGCGCGTGACCGACGAGCCGGAGGAGGAAACGCCCGCGCTCGCCATTCACTGGGCGATCGCCTGCTTTGCGGTCGGCGTAGTCCTGCTGGTCGCGGGCGGCAATTTCCTCGTCACCGGCGCCATCGACATGGCCCGCTACTTCAATGTCAGCGAGACGGTGATCGGCCTGACCGTGGTCGCGGTCGGCACGTCTCTGCCCGAGCTGGCCGCCTCGGTCGCCGCAGCATTGCGCGGCAAGCCGGGGCTGGCGCTCGGCAATGTGCTCGGCTCGAACATCTACAACATCCTGCTGATCGGCGGGGTGACGATGTCGGTCGCACCGGTCCCTGTGCCCGACAGCCTGCTGACCTACCAGATGGTGCTGCTGTTCGCCTCGGCCGTGGCCTTGCTCGTGCTGCTCTCGACCGCCCGCCAGATCGGGCGCGTCGCAGGATCCGCGCTGGTGATGATCTTCGCGGTCAACACCGCCTACGCATTTGCCGGCTGA
- a CDS encoding ribonuclease HII, protein MLSGTPGDQICAERFIVGVDEAGRGPLAGPVVAAAVVIGPSCPEGLDDSKRLSAKRRARLDEQIRATCAWAVGIIEPPEIDRINILAATMQAMSDAVGRLIEAMEARDCEVLIDGNLTPHGRCRDWRWTARAIVGGDGLEPAISAASIVAKEWRDRLMLAAAQDHPQYGWDRNKGYGTAEHMEALRLHGPTPLHRHSFAPVAQMALL, encoded by the coding sequence ATGTTGTCAGGAACTCCCGGGGATCAAATCTGTGCCGAACGGTTCATCGTCGGCGTCGACGAGGCTGGTCGTGGCCCTTTGGCGGGGCCGGTAGTGGCGGCGGCCGTAGTCATTGGCCCTTCATGCCCCGAAGGGCTCGATGATTCCAAGCGTCTTTCCGCCAAACGCCGTGCAAGGCTCGATGAACAAATCCGCGCGACCTGCGCCTGGGCGGTCGGAATTATCGAACCGCCCGAGATCGATCGTATCAATATTCTCGCCGCGACGATGCAGGCGATGAGCGACGCGGTGGGCCGGCTGATCGAGGCGATGGAAGCACGAGACTGCGAAGTGCTGATCGACGGCAACCTCACACCGCATGGCCGCTGCCGGGACTGGCGCTGGACCGCGCGCGCCATCGTCGGCGGAGATGGTCTAGAGCCCGCCATATCGGCCGCGTCGATCGTGGCGAAGGAATGGCGCGACCGGCTAATGCTGGCGGCGGCGCAGGATCACCCGCAATATGGCTGGGACCGAAACAAGGGTTATGGAACTGCCGAGCATATGGAAGCGTTGCGTCTGCATGGGCCTACCCCGCTTCATCGACACAGCTTTGCGCCGGTCGCGCAAATGGCGCTGCTTTAA
- a CDS encoding PQQ-dependent sugar dehydrogenase, translated as MNMIAKPSALLFPAALLATSCTASAGVDSDTASASDFAGFAIEEVGSYDRPWAGTFVPGLDVIVITEKSGKVVGHDVANGKAIFFTGVPEVDYGGQGGMGDVAFLASEASQPLSGRTIYLSYAEAGEGDTRGAAVGRGKLLCEDHQTCEIRDWQVIWRQAPKTTGRGHYSHRLLFSEDGKYLFVASGDRQKLTPAQDMSNTLGSIVRLNLDGTAAEGNPFATRDCTCEEIWTYGHRNILGMDWDAQGRLWDVEHGPAGGDELNLVKVGTNYGWPTRSYGEHYNGDPIEDHSADDGFGKPAIWWTPVIAPGDMHFYRGDMFPMFKGDAFIAGLSSNALVRVEIDGESAKEAARYDLDKRIRSVFEGPDGALWVLEDGEGGRLLRLTAK; from the coding sequence ATGAACATGATCGCAAAGCCTTCCGCCCTTCTATTCCCCGCCGCCCTGCTGGCGACAAGCTGCACAGCCTCTGCAGGTGTGGACAGCGACACGGCATCGGCATCCGATTTCGCGGGCTTCGCGATCGAGGAAGTCGGCAGCTACGACCGGCCATGGGCGGGCACCTTCGTCCCCGGGCTCGACGTGATCGTGATCACCGAGAAGAGCGGCAAGGTGGTGGGTCACGATGTCGCCAACGGCAAGGCGATCTTCTTCACCGGCGTTCCCGAAGTCGATTACGGCGGCCAGGGCGGGATGGGCGATGTCGCCTTCCTCGCCAGCGAGGCGAGCCAGCCGCTGTCCGGCCGCACGATCTATCTGAGCTATGCAGAGGCCGGCGAAGGCGACACGCGCGGCGCGGCGGTAGGTCGCGGCAAGCTGCTGTGCGAAGATCACCAGACCTGCGAAATCCGCGACTGGCAGGTGATCTGGCGGCAGGCGCCCAAGACCACCGGGCGTGGGCATTATTCGCACCGCCTGCTGTTCTCCGAAGACGGCAAATATCTGTTCGTCGCGAGTGGCGACCGCCAGAAGCTGACCCCGGCGCAGGATATGTCGAACACGCTGGGATCGATCGTGCGGCTCAATCTCGATGGCACTGCGGCCGAGGGTAATCCCTTCGCCACCCGCGACTGCACCTGCGAGGAAATCTGGACCTACGGCCACCGCAATATCCTGGGCATGGATTGGGATGCCCAGGGTCGGCTGTGGGACGTAGAGCATGGTCCGGCTGGCGGCGACGAGCTCAACCTCGTCAAGGTCGGTACCAATTACGGCTGGCCGACGCGCTCCTACGGCGAGCATTACAATGGCGATCCGATCGAGGATCACAGCGCCGACGACGGCTTCGGCAAGCCGGCGATCTGGTGGACGCCGGTTATCGCGCCGGGCGACATGCATTTCTATCGCGGCGACATGTTCCCGATGTTCAAGGGCGATGCCTTCATTGCCGGGCTTTCGAGCAATGCGCTCGTCCGGGTCGAGATCGACGGAGAGAGTGCCAAGGAAGCCGCGCGCTACGACTTGGACAAGCGCATCCGCTCGGTCTTCGAAGGGCCGGATGGCGCCCTGTGGGTGCTCGAAGATGGCGAAGGCGGCAGGCTGCTGCGGCTGACCGCGAAATAA